The Stieleria maiorica genome includes the window TCCAGCGATAACCTGTTCTTGATTATCGCGGCGTGTCTCTCGGGGTTCATGCTGTTCGGGGTTCCGCAGGTCACCAATTTGATCCGGCCGACGCTGACGTGGAATCAATGGACGTTCTGGTTCCTGTTGTTGTTGGCCGTGCTGGCGTTTGTCTATGTGACCACGTTGCTGCGATTCATTTGGCCGGAGATTCAATTCAAAAGCGTGTTCGGGCCGGCGCAATGGATCAACGGGTGGCTGATCTGGATCGCCAGGAAGCTGTCGCGGTTGGGACGCGGCGTGTCGGGGTATGTCGTGCCGGCGGTTCTGTTCGCGATCGGGATGGTGCTGTTCTTCTCCGTCGGGATCGAATTGAACACGCCCTACGTGCTGTTCGGTGGGTTTGTCAATTCGGTCGGCTTGTGGTTGATCTTGGTCGCCATCTGGCTGTTGGCCGGCCGAATCCTGGGGGCCGATCGCATGTTGGCCGGCAAGACCTTGACGCGGCGGATGCAGCTTGCATCGTCCTTGACGGCCGAAGGGGACATACAGCCCCGGTCGGCGTGGCAAGCGTGTGGTGAAGTGCTCTCGTGGCTGGCGGCGATGGGCGTGATCTTGGAAGTGCTGTGGTTGACCGCCAGCTACGAACTTCCCGGTGCCTCGTACCGATTGTTCAGCATCGCAGCGTTGATTCACATCGCCATCTTGTGGGTCGTGCTGGCCGCCTTGGCGGACTTCCTGCAGAAAACGACACCGCTGCCGGCACGATTGTTGACCTTCCTGCTGATCCTGGCGATCGTGATTCATGGCAGTTTCAGCGACATCGCCGACGCCCAACCGGAGGAGAGTGTGGCAGCGGCAGAGAAGGCATCCGAGGCGCTGGCATCCGAGCCGACGTCGACACCGACCGATTGGTTGGACACACTGGAGAAACGGATCGAATCGACGCCCGAAGGCCCGGTGGTGATGGTCGCCGCCAGCGGCGGCGGGTCGCGCGCGGCGCTGTTTACTTCGCTGGTGCTGCAGATGCTTGCGACCGAGCCGATGACCGAGTTTCCCGAGGCGCGGCAGGTCGAGGTGTCGGACAGGGCCGATCAGAAGACGTGGGGAGAGCACATCGTCCTGATCAGCTGTGTCTCGGGAGGCAGTTTGGCCAGTGCCCGGTACGTCTGGAACGACGGCTATCCGGCCGACGATCACGTGCCGGATCTGCGTTACAGCGTACGCGACGATCTGCTGGATCTGACCCAAGACAAACTCTCCCGATGGGCCTGCCTGGCGAGGGAAAAGGCGAAATCCAAAAAGTCGAAAACCACGTCGACGTCCGAGATCGTCGACGTCAAGCTGTTGGAACAAGAACAGAAGCGGTTCAAAGAAGTGGCGGACCAGATCGGGCGTTTACGAGAAAACGGCGACTGGAAAACCCTGGGCGACGACGCGCAAACGACCACCGTCATCGCCGCGTTTTCGTCGCGGATGGCCGACGACATGTCGATGGATTTCATGGCGCCGATTTTGCGTGGTTTTTTGACTCCGTTTTCGACACGCGGCGAAGGGCTGTATCACTTTTGGCGTCACCGCTTCGGATGGGAACGGGTTTACCAACCGGGACCGCATCTTGCCCCCGTGGTCGATGATCCATCGGGTTCGGCGGATCAAGCGCCGCCGCCGCGGCGTCCGTCGCCGCTGGTCATGTTCAACACCAGCGACGCCGACGGCGGACGTCGGGTGATCGTCGGATTTCCCAACCTGACCCGCGGATCGCTGGTCGGATCGCCGCACGCCGAGACACCGTCGGCGGGCCGGGCCGACGAATACTCTCCGCTGCCGCTGTGTGATTTTGCGAACGACCCGGTGCCGGAACTTGCGCTGGCCCGCGCGGTGCGGCTGTCCTCGAATTTCCCCTTCGGTTTCGGCGTTTCCATGCTGTCCGAATCGTCATTGCCGAAGCTGACGATCCATTCGGAAGCCCCGCCGATCCGCGGGCAAAGTCAACGCAAGGCGCTGCGGTTGCTCGACGGCGGTGTGGTGGACAACACCGGGATCGACTCGCTGCACGCGGTCATCAAATCGTTGGAGGCGAGCGCGGCGGCGAAACCTCGCGGACGGGAATCACGGGTATTGGACCTGCTGCGACAACGGGGCGTGGTCTTTTTGGAGATCGACTCGGGCGCCAAACCGTCCGGTTCACGCAGCGGGCCGTTCGCTTCGGCAACACGCCCCTTGAGCGCACTCAACAACGCCGTCTACACCAACGCATTGCGAACCAGCGATCAACAACAAACCGACCTCGAGCGCTGCCTGTCCGATTCGATCGAATCCCGCATGCTGGCGACGATTCAGCAAGATCCTGAAACGTTGGTGGCCGGGCCGCTTGAATTCAAATTCACCAAGGAGGAACTGGTCGCCGCGGCGACCGCCGTTTTCCAACCTCGGCAATTCGCGCAGCAACCTTTGTCGGTCATTCGCTATCGATTCATGTGCAATCACTTGCGCGATACCCGTTCGGATGTCATGACCGCATTGGCGCTGGGACCGGACGACAAATCGACGGTGATCGCGATGTACCTGTCCGAAGTCTTTCGCTGGCGCCAGGAGCTCGATGCGATTCGCGACAAGTACCGTGAAAACATCGGCTACCGGGGTTTGAACGCCTACACCAACGAAGACGTCGCGGGGCTGACCGGTCGACTGCTGCGCCGTGCCAAGGCCGAATTGCAGCAGGCGGACCTGCGGGGGCGTTTGTTGCGTGAGTCGTGGGACCAAACCGGCGAACTGGAGGACAGTGAAAAGATCCTGCGGCTCAGCGAGACGCTGGTTCGTCCGGTCACGTTGTTGCTGGCCGTCAAGGAGATCGCCCGTTCCAGTTCGATGGTGATCGAAGGCAAAGACGAGCAATTCGCAAAATTGACGGAGATCGTCGACGGCATTCTTGCCGACGATGAATCGGGGATCGCCAACCTGGTCGCCTCCGAGCGATCGTTACCACAAAGTATCGACATCACCAAATTGGATGCCGCCCAGTTCATCCCGGACGAAAGTGCGATGGTCTATTCCAAGCTGAATGAGGCGATCGAACAGGCCGACCGTACCGAAACGCCCAAGCTGTGGCAGCAACAATTGCAATTCGATCAGCAACGCGACCAGATGATGCAATTCGAGCAACTCAAGCAAGACCGGTTGCGCGTGCGGGCGGAGTTCTTCAATGCGATCGGCGATTAAGCTTTGTCCCTCAACCCATAGCGGAAGCCGCCAAGGCTTTCGACTCGCAGCAGTTCACACGGGAAAAGCCGAAATTCTTGGCGAATTCCGCTACCACAGACGACTCGTGCCGGGTTTAGGGACAATGCCCAGCTAGTGTTTTCTCGGTCGTTACGACGCGCCGGTCGCGGATCCGCTGCACGCTTTCGTACCAGGGGTGCGCAGATTCACGGCAGCGGACACCCATTCATCATCACACCGGAGGCACGGCGGGCGGGACTGTGAACATGCGAACGGCGCCGATGGCACCCTGAACGCGGTCGAAGGGGTCCGAGCCAGCGTTTAACGCTCGGTCTCGAGAAGCTCGGTCGCGCAGGGCACAGGGATTGCCACTTCGGCGACCGCAGGGTTTCTGGCGTTCCGGCGATCAGGCAGCGTGGTTCCCGTGTGCCCTGCCGAGAGCACGGGGATCCCTCGTCGAGATGGTGATCATGTCCGGTGTTCTGAAAACCTGTCCCCGCCTGCCCCGCTCGCTCACCGAAGCGACACGGCGGGGCGTGCCGGACGGCAGCCCGAAAAGTGGCCGGCAAGTTGTCCTGGTCACCGGAGCCTCCTGCGGTTTGGGGCTCGCCATCGGACGACGCTTGATCGGCGAACAACACCGGCGTGACCTGCACCTGGTCCTTACGGCTCGAAAGGCATCGCTGTCGCGATTCGCCGAGGAAGGAATCTTCGAGCGGGACGACGTCTGGATCCGTGAACTGGATGTCACGTCCGCCGAAGAGCGACTGGCTGTCGTCGGCGAGATCGCATCGAAACTGGGCGGGGTGGATGTTTTGATCAACAACGCCGGCGTCGCCTATCGCTCCTGCGTCGAACACGTGACCGAACCCGAGCGGCTGCACCAGATGAACATCAACTTTCGCTCGCCGATCGAGTTGACTCGTTGTGTCTTGCCGGGAATGCGTGAAAAGCGGCGCGGCAAGATCATCAACATCTCATCGGTCGGCGGGATGATGGCGATGCCCACCATGAGCGTGTACTCTGCGTCCAAGTTCGCGCTCGAAGGTGCCAGCGAAGCACTTTATTACGAGGTGAAACCGTGGAACATTTCGGTCACCCTGGTCCAACCGGGGTTCATGCGCAGCGACGCCTTTGAGAAGGTCCCCTACACCAACTTGAGCGCCCAGGCGTTTGCCGATGGCGATCATCCCTATTACGCGCATTACCATCACATGGATCGGTTCATTGCCAGGGCGATGCACCGCGCGGTCGCGACTCCGGATTCGGTGGCCAAAAAAGTCGTCCGCGTGATCCGACAGAATTCGCCACCGCTGCGAGTCTACGGAAGCGTCGATGCGGTGCTGTTCTCGGTCATGCGTCGGACGATGCCGAGGCGGTTTTACAATTGGTTCCTGTACCGCAATCTGCCGAAAATCCGCGATTGGGGACGGACCTGACGCTGATGCGCCGGCGGTGCGAAAGGGTGCGACGCGGACGCGTGTTCGGCCCCGGGGATGCGATGTATTACGCCAGTCGACGAGCGTTTTATCATTCTGCCCCGCATGATTCTGCCATCACTCTCCTGATTCTCATCGATGTGACAGGACGCCCTTGCTGGGTGGTGAGGTAGGAAGATTTTGGAGGTAAGAAAATAGGAGCAATGAAACGGACGCTGCATCGCTTCGTGTTCTTTCCGCAGAAGTCCCCTCGGATGCGACGTTTGATCGGCGATTGGCGATGTTATATTCGAAGCAACGCAACAATCCCCGCGCGATCGCAGAGCGATGAACGAGCCGTCCCCCATCGATCAGGAAACCGTGACGGAGGGGGCGCCGCTGGAATCCGATTCATTTGCGGATTCATTTGCGGATTCGGAGCAGTGGAGCGAATTCGCGCCCAGTTTGCCGTCGTTGCTTTCCCATTCCCAGCACGTCGTCGCCGCGGTTTCCAAGATCGGCGAGTCGGTCGGAGAATTTGAAATCATTCGCTTGCTGGGCGAGGGCGCGTTCGGCAAAGTTTTTTTGGCCCGTCAAACCTCTTTGGACCGCGAGGTGGCCGTCAAGATCACGGCGGATCTGGGATTGGAAGGGCGAACGATGGCGCGGCTGGAACACGCCCACGTCGTTCAGGTCTATTCCGAAACCGTCGATGAAACGCTCGGAATTCGGCTGCTCTGCATGCAATACGTGCCCGGAGCGACGATGCACAAGTTGATCGGGCGGATACGCGATCTGCCCCGCGACGCACGCAACGGCCAAGCGATGTTGCGGATTCTGGATCAGCTGAGTATTCACAGCGCGGTGCTGGATCCGGTCAAGCTGCGTTACCGCGAGGTGCTTTCACGGTGCCAGTTGGACGAAGCGGTTTGTTGGATCGGTTGCTTTCTGGCCGAGGCGCTGTCATACGCCCATCACCGCAAGGTCCTTCATTTGGACATCAAGCCGGCCAACGTGATGATGAATCAGTACGGTCAACCGATGCTGACCGATTTCAGCCATTCGATGCCGACGACGGGGGCGGCGCGTGTGGGCGCGGCTGTCTTCGGAGGAACGATCGGCTACATGGCGCCGGAGCACATTCGGGCACTCAACCCGAGCCATCCGAGCGGGCCGGAACTGGTCGACCCGCGCAGCGACATCTACTCGCTCGGTGCGGTTTTGCTGGAGATGCTGGTCGATTCGTCGCGGAAACCGGGCAAGGACCGCAGCTTGGACGGTCGTGACATCGATCGGGTCATTGCCCATCAACGCGATATCGGTCAGGTCTGCCGCCAGCTCGACGAATCTCAGGTTTCGGCACCGTTGACCAAGATCGTCCGACGCTGTCTGGATCCCGATCCGGAGCGACGTTTTCAAACCGCCGGTGAACTGGCCGCGGCGCTCAATGGCGGCTTTGCTTTGCTACGGATCGAACGCCGCTTTCCTCCGGCCGGGCGATGGACCCGCTGGGCGCTCGCTCGGCCGTTCGGGTTTCTGTTGTTTTTCACGCTGGTGCCAAATTTTTCCGCCAGCGCCATCAACCTGGTTTACAACATCTTGGTCGTCATCAAGGACCTGTCCGCCGCCCAGCAGAACGCGTTCATTTGGATGGTGATCTGGTACAACGTCGTCGTAATCGCGATCATGATTGCGATGCTCAACCCCACGCTGCTGGCTGCCTATCGAAGCTGGCGTCGTGTCCAGCGGGACACGTTCGCTGACACCGACGATGTCGACCGTGCGCGACATCTGACCCAACGTCTCCCCATGGCATCGATCGTCCTGGGGTGCGTCGGGTGGCTTCCGTTTGCCGTTGTCATCCCGCTGGGGATGCACGTGATG containing:
- a CDS encoding patatin-like phospholipase family protein — encoded protein: MTDAEQPERHSRLKTIRDASSDNLFLIIAACLSGFMLFGVPQVTNLIRPTLTWNQWTFWFLLLLAVLAFVYVTTLLRFIWPEIQFKSVFGPAQWINGWLIWIARKLSRLGRGVSGYVVPAVLFAIGMVLFFSVGIELNTPYVLFGGFVNSVGLWLILVAIWLLAGRILGADRMLAGKTLTRRMQLASSLTAEGDIQPRSAWQACGEVLSWLAAMGVILEVLWLTASYELPGASYRLFSIAALIHIAILWVVLAALADFLQKTTPLPARLLTFLLILAIVIHGSFSDIADAQPEESVAAAEKASEALASEPTSTPTDWLDTLEKRIESTPEGPVVMVAASGGGSRAALFTSLVLQMLATEPMTEFPEARQVEVSDRADQKTWGEHIVLISCVSGGSLASARYVWNDGYPADDHVPDLRYSVRDDLLDLTQDKLSRWACLAREKAKSKKSKTTSTSEIVDVKLLEQEQKRFKEVADQIGRLRENGDWKTLGDDAQTTTVIAAFSSRMADDMSMDFMAPILRGFLTPFSTRGEGLYHFWRHRFGWERVYQPGPHLAPVVDDPSGSADQAPPPRRPSPLVMFNTSDADGGRRVIVGFPNLTRGSLVGSPHAETPSAGRADEYSPLPLCDFANDPVPELALARAVRLSSNFPFGFGVSMLSESSLPKLTIHSEAPPIRGQSQRKALRLLDGGVVDNTGIDSLHAVIKSLEASAAAKPRGRESRVLDLLRQRGVVFLEIDSGAKPSGSRSGPFASATRPLSALNNAVYTNALRTSDQQQTDLERCLSDSIESRMLATIQQDPETLVAGPLEFKFTKEELVAAATAVFQPRQFAQQPLSVIRYRFMCNHLRDTRSDVMTALALGPDDKSTVIAMYLSEVFRWRQELDAIRDKYRENIGYRGLNAYTNEDVAGLTGRLLRRAKAELQQADLRGRLLRESWDQTGELEDSEKILRLSETLVRPVTLLLAVKEIARSSSMVIEGKDEQFAKLTEIVDGILADDESGIANLVASERSLPQSIDITKLDAAQFIPDESAMVYSKLNEAIEQADRTETPKLWQQQLQFDQQRDQMMQFEQLKQDRLRVRAEFFNAIGD
- a CDS encoding SDR family NAD(P)-dependent oxidoreductase, which gives rise to MSGVLKTCPRLPRSLTEATRRGVPDGSPKSGRQVVLVTGASCGLGLAIGRRLIGEQHRRDLHLVLTARKASLSRFAEEGIFERDDVWIRELDVTSAEERLAVVGEIASKLGGVDVLINNAGVAYRSCVEHVTEPERLHQMNINFRSPIELTRCVLPGMREKRRGKIINISSVGGMMAMPTMSVYSASKFALEGASEALYYEVKPWNISVTLVQPGFMRSDAFEKVPYTNLSAQAFADGDHPYYAHYHHMDRFIARAMHRAVATPDSVAKKVVRVIRQNSPPLRVYGSVDAVLFSVMRRTMPRRFYNWFLYRNLPKIRDWGRT
- a CDS encoding serine/threonine protein kinase, encoding MNEPSPIDQETVTEGAPLESDSFADSFADSEQWSEFAPSLPSLLSHSQHVVAAVSKIGESVGEFEIIRLLGEGAFGKVFLARQTSLDREVAVKITADLGLEGRTMARLEHAHVVQVYSETVDETLGIRLLCMQYVPGATMHKLIGRIRDLPRDARNGQAMLRILDQLSIHSAVLDPVKLRYREVLSRCQLDEAVCWIGCFLAEALSYAHHRKVLHLDIKPANVMMNQYGQPMLTDFSHSMPTTGAARVGAAVFGGTIGYMAPEHIRALNPSHPSGPELVDPRSDIYSLGAVLLEMLVDSSRKPGKDRSLDGRDIDRVIAHQRDIGQVCRQLDESQVSAPLTKIVRRCLDPDPERRFQTAGELAAALNGGFALLRIERRFPPAGRWTRWALARPFGFLLFFTLVPNFSASAINLVYNILVVIKDLSAAQQNAFIWMVIWYNVVVIAIMIAMLNPTLLAAYRSWRRVQRDTFADTDDVDRARHLTQRLPMASIVLGCVGWLPFAVVIPLGMHVMAGPIPRGVILQISVAFAMTGVIAIITHYYVVSYVAIRVLYTRLLCDYQNLHEIAFKELSRIPNRNRFFQVLSGLMPLCAATVLLLIGPDQFTPESFGRFRITLLVLIALGIAGFALATTATARLADIIAVMTTGHDVREAC